In Callospermophilus lateralis isolate mCalLat2 chromosome 10, mCalLat2.hap1, whole genome shotgun sequence, a single genomic region encodes these proteins:
- the LOC143407795 gene encoding transmembrane epididymal protein 1A-like yields the protein MGTIEGHLLAAAFFLFYALYYSVLVSMALLRGQRVLKPPLPPREKQGHRLWQRVPLEGMVKVVITLTGILAEFFYPPGINRMKMVDWEDPQRPFMFTDAWHHITMYLFFMLSGVVDIVSQLCLAQQSRKLERAAEAVAFYVLVLLMIAHLENKSTLEIRVHVLFLVPTFLVALVLNIEVWVPDQPPLWVLKTWMGMVLSTWMLQLSVVMYSPPSGQPWKADNPKDMTFLSIFFCWHLGLGAALLAAIYSLCSLWHHHCSSWTATLDPSYQPCPTESNGGELGKLRAEAML from the coding sequence ATGGGAACCATTGAGGGGcacctgctggctgcagcattctTCCTCTTCTACGCACTCTACTATTCAGTGCTAGTGTCCATGGCTCTGCTACGGGGACAGAGGGTCCTCAAGCCACCTCTTCCCCCAAGGGAAAAACAAGGACACAGGCTGTGGCAGCGGGTACCACTGGAAGGAATGGTGAAGGTGGTGATTACTCTCACTGGCATCTTAGCTGAGTTCTTCTACCCACCAGGGATAAACCGGATGAAGATGGTGGACTGGGAGGACCCCCAGCGGCCATTCATGTTCACGGACGCCTGGCACCACATTACCATGTACTTGTTTTTCATGCTCAGTGGCGTGGTGGACATTGTCAGCCAGCTGTGTCTGGCTCAGCAGAGCAGGAAGCTGGAGCGAGCCGCTGAGGCCGTGGCCTTCTATGTGCTGGTGCTGCTGATGATAGCCCACCTTGAGAATAAGAGCACCCTGGAGATCCGGGTGCACGTTCTGTTCCTGGTGCCCACCTTCCTGGTAGCCCTGGTGCTCAACATCGAGGTCTGGGTCCCTGACCAGCCTCCGCTCTGGGTGCTCAAGACCTGGATGGGAATGGTGCTCAGCACTTGGATGCTGCAGTTATCTGTGGTGATGTACAGTCCTCCTTCTGGACAACCTTGGAAGGCAGACAACCCCAAGGACATGACTTTCCTTTCCATCTTCTTCTGCTGGCACCTGGGCTTAGGGGCTGCTCTGCTGGCTGCTATCTATAGCCTCTGCAGCCTCTGGCATCACCACTGCTCCTCCTGGACAGCGACCCTGGATCCCAGTTACCAGCCGTGCCCCACAGAATCCAATGGTGGAGAGCTAGGCAAGCTCAGAGCAGAGGCCATGCTGTAG